In the genome of Phlebotomus papatasi isolate M1 chromosome 2, Ppap_2.1, whole genome shotgun sequence, one region contains:
- the LOC129800758 gene encoding partner of Y14 and mago, translating into MTTYSEDSEGKFIPASQRPDGTWRKARRVKDGYVPQEEVPLYESKGKIFAKKPILPVGMCPVVAQKAKEAREKQQKQPIPGLLVLNKSTGAKSKAQKSPNPAPKKPPEKKIPPPPQTSTDEVTEQLGSLQLDIQDPAKKLKKLRRKIREIETIEGKLKSGELKNPEKDQLDKVARKAEIMREIAQLEAQASTIQ; encoded by the exons ATGACGACATATTCCGAGGATAGCGAAG GAAAATTTATTCCGGCATCACAACGACCAGACGGCACGTGGCGAAAGGCCAGGAGGGTGAAGGATGGCTATGTGCCGCAGGAGGAAGTGCCTCTGTACGAGAGCAAAGGGAAGATATTTGCCAAGAAACCAATCTTGCCAGTGGGTATGTGCCCTGTTGTGGCCCAAAAAGCCAAGGAAGCACGTGAGAAGCAGCAGAAGCAACCAATCCCAGGACTCCTGGTGCTCAATAAGTCCACTGGCGCCAAGAGCAAAGCACAGAAAAGCCCAAATCCCGCCCCCAAGAAACCACCTGAGAAAAAGATACCACCACCACCACAGACCTCCACGGACGAAGTGACTGAGCAGCTGGGCAGCCTGCAGCTGGACATTCAGGATCCGGCCAAGAAGCTGAAGAAACTGCGGCGGAAAATCCGCGAAATTGAGACAATTGAGGGAAAACTGAAGTCGGGCGAATTGAAGAATCCGGAAAAGGATCAACTGGACAAAGTTGCACGCAAGGCAGAAATCATGAGAGAAATTGCCCAGTTGGAGGCCCAGGCGAGTACCATCCAATAG
- the LOC129800759 gene encoding N-acetylgalactosamine kinase translates to MTDDDIFVPVREAIVSEEVVNLKSFFVNEFNREPQFYVRVPGRVNIIGEHIDYCGYPVLPMAIQKNIILAVASTDDGILQLKNAQNSIYRPFKCSIDSFKIELPEGRGPEWYNYFLCGVRGALEEITATGDSKPKGLMVAVSGNIPPASGLSSSSALVSAACLATMHANGQELQKQLLATISASSERYIGTQGGGMDQAIAFLARQGCAQFIEWNPLRASPVTLPPQALFLIANSLTEANKAATSDFNQRVVECRLGCRLLAKISGRADWRDIQQFAHLQEILGYSLDEMETLAQECLTRDIYTRADLLTEFQVDADDFEDSLLTPNTRSSQLFRVRQRALHVFQEANRVTKFRQAAQNGDIEQLGELMRASHESLRHLYECSHQNLNDLVGTVGRVGASGRLTGAGWGGCIVALCDSIDQCDSAIQELRKYFAQRPEAEGRNFDDLVFITNPQRGAEVFLN, encoded by the exons ATGACTGACGACGACATCTTCGTGCCGGTTCGGGAAGCAATCGTGTCGGAGGAAGTGGTCAATTTGAAATCCTTCTTCGTTAACGAATTCAACAGGGAACCTCAATTTTACGTTAGAGTCCCTGGGAG GGTCAATATCATTGGGGAGCACATAGATTACTGTGGGTATCCTGTCCTGCCAATGGCCAtccagaaaaatattattctggCTGTGGCATCGACCGATGATGGGATACTGCAGCTGAAGAATGCCCAAAATAGCATCTACAGGCCATTTAAATGCTCTATTGACTCATTCAA GATCGAACTACCGGAAGGCCGAGGTCCAGAATGGTACAATTACTTCCTGTGCGGAGTCCGTGGGGCACTGGAAGAGATTACAGCGACTGGAGATAGTAAGCCTAAAGGCCTAATGGTGGCAGTTAGTGGAAATATCCCACCAGCTTCAGGTCTCTCGAGTTCCAGCGCTCTTGTGAGTGCAGCTTGTCTTGCCACAATGCATGCCAATGGCCAGGAATTGCAGAAGCAACTTCTTGCAACAATTTCAGCCAGCAGTGAGCGTTATATTGGTACTCAGGGTGGTGGTATGGATCAGGCGATTGCTTTTCTGGCCCGTCAGGGATGTGCTCAGTTCATTGAGTGGAATCCGTTAAGAGCTAGTCCTGTTACCCTTCCCCCTCAGGCACTATTCCTCATCGCCAATAGTCTTACAGAAGCCAACAAAGCTGCAACGTCAGATTTCAACCAGAGAGTCGTTGAATGCAGGCTAGGATGTCGGCTTTTGGCTAAAATATCCGGACGGGCTGATTGGAGGGACATTCAGCAATTTGCTCACCTGCAGGAAATTTTAGGGTACTCCCTCGATGAGATGGAAACTTTAGCTCAGGAATGTCTAACACGGGATATCTATACCCGAGCTGATCTCTTGACTGAATTTCAAGTAGATGCTGATGACTTTGAAGATTCATTACTTACTCCCAATACACGATCCTCACAACTCTTTCGCGTTCGCCAGAGAGCCCTTCATGTTTTCCAAGAAGCCAACAGAGTAACCAAATTTCGCCAGGCTGCCCAAAATGGCGACATTGAGCAACTGGGAGAGCTCATGAGGGCCTCTCATGAGAGTCTTCGGCATCTCTATGAGTGTTCCCATCAGAATCTCAATGATCTCGTTGGGACAGTAGGCCGGGTGGGAGCCAGTGGAAGGCTAACAGGAGCCGGATGGGGTGGATGCATTGTAGCCCTCTGTGACTCAATAGATCAATGCGATAGTGCAATACAGGAGCTAAGAAAGTACTTTGCTCAGCGTCCAGAAGCCGAAGGACGCAACTTTGACGATCTAGTCTTCATCACGAATCCCCAAAGAGGAGCAGAAGTGTTCCTCAACTAA
- the LOC129800763 gene encoding uncharacterized protein LOC129800763: MENPGNSGQSEVKRTKVRPSRRKSLFSALNEVAKGTWSNDEDYEKLLKAEMSEWNKLACEIAQNKSSLLPRPSISNLSLSDSVSEKLQGFTLDPEAFLAEQKLYIDKAREFLQEHRKAKEEMWMINEVTACALDDVTIRIMEEEKYRSN; the protein is encoded by the exons ATGGAAAATCCCGGAAATTCAGGGCAAAGTGAAGTAAAAAGGACAAAAGTGAGACCCAGTCGACGAAAGAGTCTTTTCTCGGCTCTGAATG AAGTTGCCAAAGGAACTTGGAGCAATGATGAGGATTACGAGAAGCTGCTGAAGGCAGAGATGTCAGAGTGGAATAAATTGGCTTGTGAGATTGCCCAGAACAAATCCAGTTTACTTCCACGGCCGTCAATCAGCAACCTGAGCCTGAGTGACAGTGTATCGGAGAAATTGCAGGGTTTTACTCTGGATCCGGAAGCTTTTCTGGCAGAACAGAAATTGTATATTGACAAAGCCAGGGAATTCCTGCAGGAGCATCGGAAGGCCAAGGAGGAAATGTGGATGATCAATGAGGTTACAGCCTGTGCGCTGGATGACGTGACCATTCGGATTATGGAGGAAGAAAAGTACAGGAGCAATTGA